ATTCGGAAAGCCTGCACCCGGCGCAGGACTTCGGCCCTGTCTTTCGAAGAATAGCTGATGAACGCGCGGCGATAGCGGCGCGCCCGCAGCTCGCGCGCATCGGCGGCACCGGGCGAGGTCCCGGCCGCGGTCAAGGCGACCTGGAAACGCAACGTACCAGCCGGCACGCCAGCGACTGCGATGCGCACGCGCCCGATGACCTGCGCGCCAGCCGCGTCGGCAGGCACCACAACTTCGAATTGCGCCGCCGTCGTGCGGCCACGCCAGACCACCGCCGCGTCGGGTTCCGACACCGTGAGCGCCGGAATCTCGAGGTGCAAATCGACGCGCGTGCCAGGCAGCAGATCGAGCGGCAATGAATACGTGCCCCGTCGCTCGGCCGCCTCGTCCGCCTGGCGCGCCTGCGCGTCCACTTCCGTGGCGGCGTCCGGCGAATACAAGTAGACCTGGACCAAGAACATGCTGTCCCGTGGCACCTGCGGCGGGCAGAAGACGGCGGTATCGACCGGTTCACCACCCCTAGCAGAAGACCCGCGCGTGATCGAGCCGCGAGTGTCCCCTGGCACGGGAGCTGGCAGCGACACGGCACCGGCGGTCTGGCTTGTGGCTTCCGCAACCACCGCCTCCCGCGACGTGGCTTCAAGAGGCTCGGCTTTCTCCGGGCTCTCCACGATCGCACCCGCACGGCCCCGCTTCGTCCCGGGCAGTTCAACCAGCACCGAGTCGGGCACGCGATCAAGGGTACGTTCGGCGAATTCGCAGGTAGCCTCCACGGTGGCGGTTTCGTGGGTGGGTGGAAACTCGAGCAGCACGCTGCCTGACGAAGCCGCAATCTCTCGCGCAGCCTGACGGCCGACACGTGTGAGATCGACACGTGAACCATCACCCAGCCGCATCGATACCGGTGTGCCTGTGAACGCCTTGAAGTAAAGGCTCAGCGAGCTATCGATGGCGGGCTTGCTTGGGAGGTCCAGAACGAAACGGAATTGGTAGTCCGGGGCCTCGAAGTACCGCTTGCCGGCCTCGTAACCGCCGGTGACCAGTTCGCGTAGCGTGCCGGCTCGAGATGCCGTGGCAGCGCGGTCCGCTGCGGGCTTGGGCGGGGCGATCGGGTTGCCGCGTGCCGACAGGCGCCCTATCGCGCCCAATCGGCCCGGGATCTCCGTCAGAAGGTTGTCATCGAGGAAGAGTTCCTCTATGGACCCGGGCAACACCAGCTCGTCGACAGAGGTGAGACGGTTGTGCGAGAGGTCGAGCGTGCGAAGTTCCTTCAGCCTTACCAGTCCGTCCGGCGGCACCGAAAGGCGATTGCTGGCGAGGTCGAGAACCTCGAGGTTGGTCAGGCTGCCCAGATCCGGCAGCCTCTCTAAACGATTGCTGGCGAGATCCAGCCATCGCAGCCCCGAGAGCGACAGTACCGGCTCGGGCAAGGTCCAGAAGAGGTTGCCGAAAAAGCTCAAGCGTTCAAGGCTCGTGCAAGCCGCCAACTTACGCGGCAGGTCGTTCAAGCGGTTCTCAGACAGATCGAGCGACCGTAAAGCGTGCAGACTGCCGATCCCTGCATCGAGCACTCCGATGCGGTTGCCCGACAGATCGAGCTTCTTCAGGTGAGCGAGCTGCCAGAGCTCGGTGGGCAGGGTCCGCAGCCGATTGCCGCTGAGGTCCAGTCGGCGCAAGCTCCGAAGTCCGGCTGTCAGAGGAGGCAACGTCTTCAGCCTGAGCCCGTGAAGATCCAGCGTGTCGGACCGCGCGCGTGATGCGAGCTCGATGGCGCGCTGAGCGCGCGCAAGCGCGGATTCGTTCATGCGTTCCCCTTTGTGCGTGCAGCACTGGTGAGAGCCTCAACCATTGCTGCATGTCCCTTTGCCTGCGCCACCGAGAGCGGGGTACGACCATCCCGATCAGCAATATTCGGATCCGCACCCAGCTCGAGGAGACAGCTCACCCGTCCCGCATCGAAACCCCATGTGGCCGCATACACCGCGGTAACACCCATATCATTGGCGGCGTTGATGTCGGCACCGGCCTGTACCAAGCGACGCAGGCATTGCTCGAGCCGACTGTTGAACGAAAAGTCCCGAGCCCACTCGTTGCGGCCGTCGCTGGCCATGATGAGTGCGGTATCGCCCGTCACGGTGCGCGCATCGACGCCAGCGCCGTGATCGAGCAACCATTCGACCATATCGAGGTGCGCAGTGCGGGCAGCCACCATGAGCGCTGTGACGCCTTCGTCCGTTTCCTCGTCGATGTCCGCCCCCGCATCGAGCAACGCCGCCATGCAATCCGTACCCGCGTTGGCCAACGCGGCATAGTGCAATGGCGTTTCGCCCATACTGGTAGCCGCGTCGGGGTCAGCGCCCCGGCTCAGGAGCCCATGCACGACTTCTGATCGACCGTACCGGGCCGCGAAGTGCAGGGCCGTCACCCCTTCGCCGGTTGCCGCTTGGACGGCAGCGCCGGCATCGCAGAGTGCCATCACCGCAGATCGAGTTGGCGCCCGCATCAGGGCGGTCTCACCGTTGCTGTCCCGCGCGTCGACTTCCGCACCGTGCGCGAGCAGCCAGACCAGGAGCTCCTCGTGGTTTTGTCCCGCAGCCCGGTGCAACGCGGTCCGGCCTTCGGGGTCACGCGACTGGAGCGACGCTCCTGCCGCCGCGAGGGCCTCGGCCACTGCAACACTACCCGCCGTCGCGCAAGCCAGCAACGGTGTGTCGCCATTGGCGGAGGTGCGATCGGGGTCGGCGCCGCAGTCGAGCGCAAGCCGCACGAGGCTGGGGCCTTTGAACACAGCCCGAACCAGCAAGGTGCGGCCATCGGCGTCGGCTGGACCGTCGAGCGGCACGCCGAAGTCACGCAGCGCATGCAGCACCGCACCGATATCGGACATAGTCGGGCCGTGGTAGGTAACCACGCCATGCTCATCGCGCAGCGCACACAGACTTGCCCCAATCTCACCGAGCGGCCAGTCGGCAGTGCTCAGCTTCTCCTGCAATCCCACCTGCTCGTGCAGCAGCCGCCGCAAGACAGCGGGTGCGGCACAACGCCAGGCTGCAGCGAGGACGGCGATCGCCTGCGGCTCGGTCAATGCGCCAAGTGAGGAGACTGCGTCTGCCTGGGCGACGAGGTTAAGATCGTTGAATGCGCGCTCGCAGTCGTCGCCATAAGCACACGGCCGCCGGGGCTCCACCCCGAGCGCAATCGGCACATCGCGCTCCGATTCCCCGAGCCGGCCGTCTGCCCGCAGCGCATCAATCCATGCTGGGCCCTCGGTAAGGGCCTTCTGTATTCGGGCCGCGATGACCTCGTTAGGAGGTATAGCTCGCAAGACATCCTGCTGATCCCCTCGGAAGCCAAAGTGCAGAGCGCCGCGCGCGGACCACGCGGCCGCCGCACGTGATGGCTCGATACCGACGAGGGCCAGCACGAAACGCGCATACGTCGCTCCTACGTGGAGGTCGACGGGGCCTCCGGACTGCATGAGCGACATGTGAAAGTACGGGCCACCCGGTCGCCGCTCGTGGGTACACAGCAATCGCACGCCCGTGAATGCGAGAAAGGCGCGTGGATCGTTGACTTCGAACTGCCGCCCGCGCAGTTCGCAGGCGGAATTCATGAGCTGCGGCAGCGCTGCGGCAAGCTCGCTCAGTGCGGCATCATGTCCGGCGGCTCCGGCACGACTGCCTTTGCCCAGGAAACGATCGAAAACATTGTGGCCAAGTTCATGAGTGATAATGAAGTACAGAGTCCCCGTGCTGTGTAGATCGAGGAGCCTCTCTCGGCCGAAGTGCAGGGAATCGTCGGATTCGCGGCCCTCGACGATGCGGGCGTTAGCCAGCACATGATCGAGAATGGGCATCAGATGACTCGGTGTCAGCGTGCCAATCCGCTCATGCATGTTGATCAGCCCCGCCAATGCCGTGAGGACGTGCGCCTTCAGAGCTTCGTGCTGCAGCACATCGCGGGAGAGTGCCAGGCGCCACAAACCCGATAACGCACCGTCGTCATTGCTGCTCGGCCGCGTCGCAAGGCGCTTCACGTTTGCGAGGAAGGTTCGGGGGTGCAGCGCCGCAGCGTAGGCGCCGAGCGGTGCCGGAAGGTCGGCGGCGAGGAGTCCGTCCATGGAGGTGACTTGA
This region of Desulfobacteraceae bacterium genomic DNA includes:
- a CDS encoding leucine-rich repeat domain-containing protein, whose amino-acid sequence is MNESALARAQRAIELASRARSDTLDLHGLRLKTLPPLTAGLRSLRRLDLSGNRLRTLPTELWQLAHLKKLDLSGNRIGVLDAGIGSLHALRSLDLSENRLNDLPRKLAACTSLERLSFFGNLFWTLPEPVLSLSGLRWLDLASNRLERLPDLGSLTNLEVLDLASNRLSVPPDGLVRLKELRTLDLSHNRLTSVDELVLPGSIEELFLDDNLLTEIPGRLGAIGRLSARGNPIAPPKPAADRAATASRAGTLRELVTGGYEAGKRYFEAPDYQFRFVLDLPSKPAIDSSLSLYFKAFTGTPVSMRLGDGSRVDLTRVGRQAAREIAASSGSVLLEFPPTHETATVEATCEFAERTLDRVPDSVLVELPGTKRGRAGAIVESPEKAEPLEATSREAVVAEATSQTAGAVSLPAPVPGDTRGSITRGSSARGGEPVDTAVFCPPQVPRDSMFLVQVYLYSPDAATEVDAQARQADEAAERRGTYSLPLDLLPGTRVDLHLEIPALTVSEPDAAVVWRGRTTAAQFEVVVPADAAGAQVIGRVRIAVAGVPAGTLRFQVALTAAGTSPGAADARELRARRYRRAFISYSSKDRAEVLRRVQAFRIAGLSVFQDILDLDPGDRWERALYREIDHCDVFLLFWSHAAADSKWVGKEIEYAVARKQGDEERPPDIQPVPIEGPPIVPPPASLKGLHFNDALLAQIRAAETTAAPQTATGDTGV
- a CDS encoding ankyrin repeat domain-containing protein is translated as MNIEDLHELLVEAPTGGAETSALAVVTSLARDGDLAASLTQLRALARAVGCDAALPLLAQVTSMDGLLAADLPAPLGAYAAALHPRTFLANVKRLATRPSSNDDGALSGLWRLALSRDVLQHEALKAHVLTALAGLINMHERIGTLTPSHLMPILDHVLANARIVEGRESDDSLHFGRERLLDLHSTGTLYFIITHELGHNVFDRFLGKGSRAGAAGHDAALSELAAALPQLMNSACELRGRQFEVNDPRAFLAFTGVRLLCTHERRPGGPYFHMSLMQSGGPVDLHVGATYARFVLALVGIEPSRAAAAWSARGALHFGFRGDQQDVLRAIPPNEVIAARIQKALTEGPAWIDALRADGRLGESERDVPIALGVEPRRPCAYGDDCERAFNDLNLVAQADAVSSLGALTEPQAIAVLAAAWRCAAPAVLRRLLHEQVGLQEKLSTADWPLGEIGASLCALRDEHGVVTYHGPTMSDIGAVLHALRDFGVPLDGPADADGRTLLVRAVFKGPSLVRLALDCGADPDRTSANGDTPLLACATAGSVAVAEALAAAGASLQSRDPEGRTALHRAAGQNHEELLVWLLAHGAEVDARDSNGETALMRAPTRSAVMALCDAGAAVQAATGEGVTALHFAARYGRSEVVHGLLSRGADPDAATSMGETPLHYAALANAGTDCMAALLDAGADIDEETDEGVTALMVAARTAHLDMVEWLLDHGAGVDARTVTGDTALIMASDGRNEWARDFSFNSRLEQCLRRLVQAGADINAANDMGVTAVYAATWGFDAGRVSCLLELGADPNIADRDGRTPLSVAQAKGHAAMVEALTSAARTKGNA